In Methanobacterium sp., one genomic interval encodes:
- a CDS encoding ferritin family protein has product MDLINEHEIGICKGTDLEKLVAANFSGETQEVGMYLAMARLAQREGLPEVAEVLKTIAWEEAEHAAHFAEMNEVIKPTLKENLEMMLEGETMANNEKKAAAKKAKECDIDPAHDFFDESSRDEARHARMLKGILERYF; this is encoded by the coding sequence ATGGATCTTATAAACGAACATGAAATAGGAATTTGTAAAGGAACTGACCTGGAAAAACTGGTAGCGGCTAATTTCAGTGGGGAAACTCAGGAAGTAGGAATGTACCTGGCCATGGCCAGACTGGCACAAAGAGAAGGACTACCAGAAGTGGCAGAAGTACTAAAAACCATAGCCTGGGAAGAAGCAGAGCACGCAGCACATTTTGCTGAAATGAACGAAGTAATCAAACCCACACTCAAAGAAAACCTGGAAATGATGCTGGAAGGAGAAACCATGGCCAACAATGAGAAAAAAGCAGCAGCTAAAAAGGCCAAAGAATGTGACATTGACCCTGCCCATGATTTCTTCGATGAAAGCTCCCGGGATGAAGCTCGCCACGCCCGAATGTTAAAAGGAATTCTGGAGAGGTACTTCTAA
- a CDS encoding alpha/beta fold hydrolase, with the protein MKLLLEPKYHILKDFKFESGEVLPELKLEYATQGIKKLDSEGNITNAFIYLHGWSGDYTSVESLASVIGPGKAIDTNHYYVISPTALGAPGSSAPSTSGRGTEFPRYNIKDMVKAHYQLITRGLGIKHLKGIMGTSMGGFQALNWAIEYPDFLDFLILNGTSHRISNRMYGVYDLMNQIILDDSGYENGNYTENPVKVMEKSANLSFLWSLSPENYEECFQSRSEFSDGVGERKKDAHDWDANDLVWRNHALLGHDLGDKISKINVPSLVIAINQDQIVDFNYCVMPMYEGLDNSQLFSYDSIWGHYGCVRDIQKAEHALKKFMKMI; encoded by the coding sequence GTGAAATTATTGCTTGAACCAAAATATCACATTTTAAAAGATTTCAAGTTTGAATCAGGGGAAGTTCTCCCGGAACTGAAGTTGGAATACGCCACCCAGGGAATTAAAAAACTGGATAGTGAGGGGAACATAACCAATGCCTTCATCTACCTTCATGGGTGGAGTGGGGACTACACATCTGTGGAGAGTCTGGCCAGTGTAATAGGTCCGGGTAAAGCCATAGACACCAACCATTATTACGTGATCAGCCCCACTGCCCTGGGAGCACCAGGATCATCAGCCCCATCCACATCAGGCAGGGGAACAGAATTTCCCCGCTACAACATAAAAGACATGGTAAAAGCCCATTATCAGCTCATAACCCGGGGATTGGGAATTAAACATCTTAAGGGTATTATGGGCACGTCCATGGGTGGTTTCCAGGCCCTTAACTGGGCAATTGAGTACCCTGATTTTTTAGATTTCCTGATACTTAATGGAACCAGTCACAGAATCTCCAACCGGATGTACGGAGTTTATGATCTTATGAATCAGATAATCCTGGATGATTCTGGATACGAAAATGGAAATTACACTGAAAATCCAGTTAAAGTCATGGAAAAATCAGCTAACCTTAGTTTTCTCTGGTCACTATCCCCTGAAAACTATGAAGAGTGTTTCCAGTCCCGGAGTGAATTTTCCGATGGAGTTGGGGAGAGGAAGAAGGATGCTCATGATTGGGATGCCAATGACTTGGTATGGAGAAACCATGCCCTTTTAGGTCATGATTTAGGTGATAAGATATCTAAAATCAATGTTCCTTCCTTGGTAATTGCCATAAATCAGGATCAGATAGTTGATTTCAATTATTGTGTCATGCCTATGTATGAAGGACTGGATAATTCACAACTTTTCAGTTATGATTCAATTTGGGGACACTATGGTTGTGTTAGAGACATTCAAAAAGCAGAACATGCACTTAAAAAGTTCATGAAAATGATTTAA
- a CDS encoding site-2 protease family protein, protein MNVLWYYVIFFAIVWVLALLFRDKLKMDVYGPILMRRTQKMRGFIDWVANTSPRFWRWSMNLGIPISVFCMGLSVYLIIISLPRMFQSPQAALLLPGVDIPGSPIFIPIFSGIIALILLMIVHEFGHGIMARAQGVGIKSIGVILLAILPGAFVELDEEDVKKAKRSVKLRIYAAGSMFNFGLAAIAWVVVIILTSSFIPYAFQSDGVKIISVTPGGPAEGVLQEGMVVSSINGISVNSGAAYTDLIINKTKPGDTMTYVTDQGTYTITSTSNPNNASTAYPGTRNEIHLEVKPSVAQTYGDIIPWFLFDLADVCYWIYALNIMVGLFNLLPMKPLDGGIIFEELLRYKVSENVTGKIVSSVSWIMIGIVTLLVVYGTVPGILKMF, encoded by the coding sequence TTGAACGTTTTATGGTACTACGTTATTTTCTTTGCCATTGTCTGGGTTCTGGCACTTTTATTCAGGGATAAATTAAAAATGGATGTCTACGGACCTATCCTGATGAGAAGAACCCAGAAAATGAGGGGATTCATTGATTGGGTAGCCAACACCAGCCCTCGATTCTGGCGCTGGAGTATGAATCTGGGCATCCCCATATCTGTTTTCTGCATGGGATTATCTGTTTATCTGATTATTATATCCTTGCCACGCATGTTCCAATCCCCCCAAGCAGCACTGCTCTTACCCGGAGTGGACATCCCCGGATCTCCCATATTCATCCCCATCTTTTCGGGTATCATCGCCCTGATTCTGTTGATGATAGTTCACGAGTTTGGGCATGGAATTATGGCCAGGGCACAAGGAGTGGGTATTAAATCAATTGGTGTGATTTTACTGGCAATACTGCCAGGAGCGTTCGTGGAGCTGGATGAGGAAGATGTTAAAAAAGCCAAAAGATCAGTAAAACTGCGCATATACGCTGCAGGATCCATGTTCAACTTTGGGCTAGCAGCAATTGCCTGGGTGGTTGTAATCATTCTAACCTCCTCGTTTATACCCTATGCTTTCCAATCAGATGGAGTTAAAATTATCAGTGTAACTCCTGGAGGTCCAGCTGAGGGTGTGCTTCAAGAGGGGATGGTTGTATCCAGTATTAATGGAATTTCAGTTAATAGTGGGGCAGCTTACACTGATTTAATAATAAATAAAACAAAACCAGGCGATACAATGACTTACGTGACTGATCAGGGTACCTACACCATTACCTCAACCAGTAATCCCAATAATGCATCCACAGCCTATCCTGGAACCCGGAATGAAATTCACTTGGAGGTTAAACCATCAGTGGCTCAGACCTATGGGGATATAATTCCATGGTTTTTATTTGATCTGGCTGATGTGTGTTACTGGATATATGCACTGAACATCATGGTAGGGTTGTTTAACCTTCTTCCCATGAAACCCCTGGATGGAGGAATTATATTCGAGGAACTTCTCCGATATAAAGTATCCGAAAATGTTACTGGAAAAATAGTTTCAAGTGTTTCATGGATCATGATCGGGATTGTAACCCTCTTAGTGGTGTATGGAACAGTTCCGGGAATATTGAAGATGTTTTAA
- a CDS encoding V4R domain-containing protein, translating into MANTNTARRIKIFSTKTGVNVVQSPIKAQILSILKEGGLSGSQIVSCTKRSKSTISAHLQDLEDAGIIDWVIDPEDRRRKIYFITSKFLGDLSSPQEIEDDVSNILEEYVIQADDPFKFFRYMFRTIRVALLDEGINIDPILHNAGVKVGQTFYKKLEGQSLNELARNLASFWETNKLGNIQIKSMKPLIIQAYDCFECEDLPQLGRPACAFDSGLLEGIFSNYYGQEVEAEETKCYAQGDDFCQFIIKPLKKDDA; encoded by the coding sequence ATGGCCAACACAAACACTGCCCGCCGGATCAAAATATTTTCCACTAAAACTGGAGTTAATGTGGTTCAAAGCCCAATAAAGGCACAAATTCTCTCCATTCTCAAAGAAGGAGGCTTGAGCGGATCCCAGATCGTTTCTTGCACCAAAAGATCCAAATCCACCATCTCGGCACACCTACAGGATCTAGAGGATGCAGGCATAATAGACTGGGTAATAGACCCCGAAGACCGGCGCAGGAAAATTTATTTTATCACCTCTAAATTCCTTGGAGACCTATCATCCCCCCAGGAAATAGAAGATGATGTTAGTAATATCCTAGAAGAATATGTCATCCAAGCCGACGACCCATTCAAATTCTTCCGTTACATGTTCAGAACCATTAGAGTAGCATTATTAGATGAGGGAATAAACATAGATCCCATACTTCACAATGCAGGAGTGAAAGTGGGCCAGACATTTTATAAAAAATTAGAGGGTCAGAGCCTTAATGAACTTGCCCGAAATCTGGCATCATTCTGGGAAACCAATAAACTGGGAAATATCCAAATCAAAAGCATGAAGCCCCTCATAATACAGGCCTATGACTGTTTTGAATGTGAAGATCTACCACAACTGGGAAGACCAGCCTGTGCCTTTGATTCCGGATTACTGGAAGGTATCTTTTCCAATTATTATGGTCAGGAAGTGGAAGCCGAGGAAACCAAATGTTACGCTCAGGGAGATGACTTCTGCCAGTTCATAATTAAACCCCTAAAAAAAGATGATGCTTAA
- a CDS encoding zinc-ribbon domain-containing protein produces MTKICPNCQAENEDKSDFCQKCGKKIPKTVKIPKQDTPSRGVLKGWWDKQNSGVKIISVIGGCCLGVIIILVVMSALFPVTSLILEKNDVLRDNLTVQYILKGDTDVNAKVYISSTELNLNNTEVRVDEKGNFEYQQQLPKNLTELSVSITAKAPNKSQKEASLMYTKHN; encoded by the coding sequence ATGACCAAAATTTGTCCAAATTGTCAAGCAGAAAACGAAGACAAGTCCGATTTTTGCCAAAAATGTGGTAAAAAAATACCAAAAACTGTTAAAATACCAAAACAAGATACACCCTCCAGAGGTGTCCTTAAAGGATGGTGGGATAAACAAAATTCTGGTGTTAAAATAATAAGCGTCATTGGAGGGTGTTGTTTAGGTGTTATTATTATTTTAGTAGTCATGTCTGCCCTATTCCCAGTTACCAGTCTGATATTGGAAAAAAATGACGTTCTGAGAGATAATCTAACCGTACAATACATATTAAAGGGAGACACAGATGTTAATGCAAAGGTCTATATTAGTTCTACAGAATTAAACCTCAATAATACGGAAGTCAGAGTCGATGAAAAAGGTAATTTTGAATATCAACAACAACTTCCAAAAAATCTAACGGAATTAAGTGTGAGTATTACTGCCAAAGCACCCAACAAATCTCAAAAAGAGGCATCTTTAATGTATACAAAGCACAACTAG
- the glp gene encoding gephyrin-like molybdotransferase Glp: protein MFLSKLIPVDDAQKIINTCLKTTGVEEVPLEEAYQRIIAQDMVSTLNSPPFDRSAMDGYAIQAEDSFGHSETNPFQLKVVDQIGAGQKSNLKLTSGETIKIATGAPIPAGANAVVMEEYTHEKGDIIDVETSLTPGENVSPAGEDFDEGDLVLNKGSLLGPAELAIIASAGFDRTLVFKKPRIAILITGSELVMPKNVLEGAEVVNSNHFTIKSMVESCLAVPEMFHSIDDAELVEELFKKLLSEYDALITTGGTAISKGDVVVDVAQKLVGEIPIHGVSLRPGKPFGFAQVYDKPVFMLSGFPVAAMVQFDVFARESLLKIQGLNRNPLIVHKKAARKIPSTLGRTDYIRARIEGDMVRPLKIKGSGIIRSMVESDSYIIIPENLEGILEGAECEVLPYHSLKA from the coding sequence ATGTTTCTATCCAAACTTATACCCGTTGATGATGCCCAGAAAATCATCAACACCTGCCTGAAAACCACTGGAGTGGAAGAAGTCCCATTAGAAGAAGCTTATCAGAGAATTATCGCCCAGGACATGGTTAGCACATTAAATTCGCCCCCATTCGACCGTTCAGCTATGGATGGTTATGCTATACAAGCTGAAGATAGTTTCGGCCATTCCGAAACCAATCCATTCCAATTAAAAGTGGTGGATCAAATCGGGGCAGGGCAAAAGTCAAATTTAAAACTAACATCTGGTGAAACGATTAAAATAGCCACCGGGGCCCCTATACCTGCAGGTGCCAATGCAGTGGTCATGGAAGAGTACACTCATGAAAAAGGAGACATCATCGATGTGGAAACATCCCTGACTCCTGGTGAAAACGTTTCCCCTGCAGGAGAGGACTTTGATGAGGGGGACCTTGTTTTGAATAAGGGCAGTCTTTTAGGGCCTGCAGAACTGGCAATCATTGCCTCGGCAGGTTTTGACCGGACCCTAGTGTTTAAAAAACCCAGAATAGCTATTCTTATAACCGGCAGTGAACTGGTGATGCCTAAAAATGTGCTTGAAGGGGCAGAGGTGGTTAATTCCAATCATTTCACCATTAAATCCATGGTAGAAAGCTGCCTGGCAGTTCCTGAAATGTTCCACTCAATTGATGATGCAGAACTGGTAGAAGAACTCTTCAAAAAGCTTTTAAGTGAGTATGATGCACTAATCACCACAGGAGGCACCGCCATCAGTAAAGGAGATGTGGTGGTGGATGTAGCCCAGAAATTAGTAGGCGAAATCCCCATTCATGGAGTGTCTTTAAGACCAGGTAAACCATTTGGTTTCGCACAAGTCTATGATAAGCCTGTTTTTATGTTATCGGGTTTTCCAGTGGCAGCCATGGTACAGTTCGATGTTTTTGCAAGGGAATCCCTGCTTAAAATACAAGGATTGAATCGAAACCCGCTGATAGTGCATAAAAAGGCAGCAAGGAAAATACCGTCCACCCTGGGTAGAACCGATTATATAAGGGCCCGTATTGAAGGAGATATGGTCCGTCCTCTGAAGATTAAAGGTTCAGGTATCATAAGATCAATGGTGGAGTCGGATTCTTATATTATAATCCCTGAAAACCTGGAAGGAATATTAGAAGGGGCAGAATGTGAAGTTCTTCCCTATCATTCTCTAAAAGCTTAA
- a CDS encoding FAD-dependent oxidoreductase, whose amino-acid sequence MKIVIIGGGAGGLSTASNIRKLDKNAKITVITRDENIAYSPCAIPYVLSGQVDQFQDIIMHQPEDYLERDIKVITRAEVFEVSNTENTIKYRLLESDSEYSQELDYDYLVIATGGAPFTPPIEGTGLKGVFKIRTIDDGETIKKWAEKSKKVVVVGAGLIGLEMAYGLKKMGLDVTVNEMLPQIVPRSLDPSMASIVQKYLESRGIKVILGRAMEKIAGQTRVEGVAYEDEVLSADMIIMATGVRPETKLAKMAGCELGRWAVKVNEQMQTSVPNIYAVGDCVEVTDAITGHPTQSPLGSTAVRQAKIAARNIVGKTSKFKPVLNAMVSKIGELEFGSVGLTESAAVHNGLEVICGKSRALTKARYYPGAKRIDVLMVCDLKGRIVGCQIIAKERVAERVDTMALAIAKNVTCQELASTEFSYAPPVSMVIDPIILAAEDACEKLKNSRH is encoded by the coding sequence ATGAAAATCGTCATCATTGGAGGTGGGGCCGGTGGACTGTCGACTGCCTCCAACATAAGAAAACTCGATAAAAATGCCAAAATAACCGTTATAACCCGGGATGAGAACATAGCCTATTCTCCCTGTGCCATTCCTTACGTTCTCTCCGGCCAGGTGGACCAGTTCCAGGATATCATCATGCACCAACCTGAAGATTACCTGGAAAGGGATATCAAAGTCATAACCCGTGCAGAGGTATTTGAAGTTTCCAATACTGAAAATACCATAAAATACAGATTATTGGAATCTGATTCTGAGTATTCCCAGGAATTAGACTATGATTACCTGGTGATAGCAACTGGAGGAGCACCATTCACCCCACCCATAGAAGGAACCGGTTTGAAAGGAGTTTTCAAGATCAGAACCATTGATGACGGAGAAACCATTAAAAAATGGGCCGAGAAAAGTAAGAAAGTGGTGGTGGTTGGAGCCGGACTCATTGGATTGGAAATGGCCTATGGTCTTAAGAAGATGGGTTTGGATGTGACTGTCAATGAAATGTTACCCCAGATCGTTCCCAGATCCCTGGACCCCAGCATGGCCAGTATTGTTCAGAAATATCTGGAATCCAGGGGTATAAAGGTGATCCTGGGGAGGGCAATGGAAAAGATCGCCGGCCAAACCCGGGTCGAAGGAGTGGCCTATGAAGATGAAGTTCTCTCTGCAGATATGATCATAATGGCCACTGGTGTTAGGCCTGAAACCAAACTGGCTAAAATGGCAGGATGTGAACTTGGAAGATGGGCAGTTAAGGTCAATGAACAAATGCAAACCTCAGTTCCCAACATATATGCAGTGGGGGATTGTGTGGAAGTTACCGATGCCATAACTGGCCATCCCACCCAGTCACCTTTGGGTTCTACTGCAGTGCGACAGGCTAAGATTGCCGCCAGAAATATTGTGGGCAAGACTTCTAAATTTAAACCAGTTTTAAATGCCATGGTATCCAAGATTGGGGAGCTTGAATTCGGTTCTGTGGGATTAACTGAATCTGCCGCTGTTCACAATGGATTGGAAGTTATATGTGGTAAAAGCCGGGCTTTAACCAAGGCACGTTACTATCCCGGGGCTAAACGGATAGATGTTCTGATGGTGTGTGATCTTAAAGGAAGGATAGTTGGTTGTCAGATAATTGCCAAAGAAAGGGTTGCCGAACGTGTTGACACCATGGCACTGGCCATTGCCAAGAATGTTACCTGTCAGGAGCTGGCCAGCACTGAATTTTCCTACGCACCACCAGTTTCCATGGTAATTGACCCTATTATCCTGGCTGCAGAAGATGCCTGTGAAAAATTGAAGAATTCCAGGCACTAA
- a CDS encoding DUF2085 domain-containing protein encodes MTSNSSFFFQFICHCIPERTFNIKGYYFPVCSRCTGIYTGAILFFIYSLLFLVDYTLILIPAPIIILPLVIDGSTQFLGLRKSNNSLRFITGFTAGTGAAIIITFIKISIL; translated from the coding sequence ATGACATCAAATTCCAGCTTTTTCTTTCAGTTTATATGTCATTGTATCCCAGAAAGAACATTTAACATCAAAGGATACTATTTTCCTGTGTGTTCACGGTGCACGGGCATCTATACTGGGGCCATATTATTTTTCATTTATTCATTGTTGTTTCTTGTCGATTATACCTTAATATTAATTCCTGCCCCAATCATAATTTTACCTTTGGTTATAGATGGATCTACACAATTTTTAGGTTTAAGAAAAAGCAACAATTCTTTAAGGTTTATAACAGGATTTACAGCAGGAACAGGGGCTGCAATCATCATTACATTCATCAAAATTTCTATCTTATAA
- a CDS encoding DUF447 domain-containing protein, whose translation MTLDLYSLNMERGLHYEGIVTTCNEDGTPNAAPMGVICKGPDHVVLRLHEGSHTISNVKREKRFYVNLSRDPLLFTHSLIGNPPVTEFKDEPNGFSLKNADATFFGEVRHEKKVEKEDAMGENITIMFHSQVQDIKQEKKESEPLNRAICGVIEALVNLSRVKRVSSKKKKEYADRLKEISRVVGRVGGPKHQQAMELIEKEFEIRIKG comes from the coding sequence ATGACGTTAGATTTATATTCACTGAACATGGAGAGAGGCCTCCATTATGAGGGTATTGTAACCACTTGTAATGAAGATGGAACACCAAATGCTGCTCCAATGGGGGTTATTTGCAAAGGCCCGGATCATGTGGTCCTCCGACTACATGAGGGGTCGCATACCATATCCAATGTTAAACGGGAAAAAAGGTTCTATGTTAATTTATCCAGAGACCCACTACTTTTCACCCATTCACTTATAGGCAATCCTCCAGTAACTGAATTCAAGGATGAACCAAATGGATTTTCCCTGAAAAATGCGGATGCAACTTTTTTTGGTGAAGTACGCCATGAGAAGAAAGTGGAGAAGGAGGATGCCATGGGTGAAAATATCACCATCATGTTCCATTCTCAGGTTCAAGACATAAAACAGGAAAAGAAAGAATCCGAACCACTCAACAGGGCCATTTGTGGGGTGATTGAAGCTCTGGTGAATCTAAGCAGGGTTAAACGTGTCTCTTCTAAGAAAAAGAAGGAATACGCTGATAGACTGAAAGAAATATCCCGGGTAGTGGGCCGTGTTGGAGGACCTAAACATCAACAGGCAATGGAACTCATTGAAAAGGAATTTGAAATCAGAATCAAAGGATAA
- a CDS encoding FprA family A-type flavoprotein, with the protein MKAESEKIGEGVYWVGVLDWDIRKYHGYTLNGTTYNAYLVFGNDKVALIDNAYPGNYQELIARVEDAFEKEGKEVKVDVIVQNHVEKDHSGVLPELHRKFPEAPIYCTEIAVKGLLKHFPALKGANFIEVGTGDALELGGKTLAFLDAFLLHWPDSMFTLLVEEGILFPNDAFGQHLCYPQRFDHEIPEHILMDGTQKFYANLITPLSKLVLKKFQEVTDLGLLEQIKMIAPAHGQIWTDPMKVIGAYSTWATGECPDKITIIYDTMHQSTQKMAHAVAEGVMSEGVDVKMYYLHEDERSEIVKDILDSKAIALGAPTIYDEPYPSVGDLIYYLRGLKFNRTGRERLALTFGSMGGKGGAPETLSRDLKECGFNVLDEYEVYYVPDADELEKCFEAGKKLAQEIKTA; encoded by the coding sequence ATGAAAGCAGAGTCAGAAAAAATTGGTGAAGGCGTATACTGGGTAGGAGTTTTAGATTGGGACATAAGAAAGTACCACGGGTACACACTAAACGGAACTACCTACAACGCTTATCTTGTATTCGGGAACGACAAAGTGGCTTTAATCGACAATGCATATCCTGGTAATTATCAGGAACTCATAGCCCGGGTGGAGGATGCATTTGAAAAAGAAGGTAAAGAAGTCAAAGTGGACGTAATAGTTCAAAACCATGTGGAAAAAGACCACAGCGGAGTTTTACCAGAACTACACCGAAAATTCCCAGAAGCACCAATTTACTGCACAGAAATCGCAGTCAAAGGTTTACTGAAACATTTCCCTGCCTTGAAAGGTGCCAACTTCATTGAAGTGGGAACTGGAGATGCACTGGAACTGGGCGGAAAAACCCTGGCATTTTTGGATGCATTCCTCCTGCACTGGCCAGACAGCATGTTCACTCTCCTGGTAGAAGAAGGAATACTCTTCCCTAACGATGCCTTTGGACAGCACCTCTGCTACCCCCAGAGGTTTGACCATGAAATACCAGAACACATACTAATGGATGGCACCCAGAAATTCTATGCCAACCTCATCACTCCATTATCCAAACTGGTCCTGAAGAAATTCCAGGAAGTCACTGACCTGGGACTCCTGGAGCAGATCAAGATGATTGCCCCTGCTCACGGCCAGATATGGACCGATCCCATGAAGGTCATTGGAGCTTACAGTACCTGGGCCACTGGTGAATGCCCGGATAAGATCACCATAATCTACGACACCATGCACCAGTCCACCCAGAAAATGGCCCACGCCGTGGCTGAAGGTGTTATGAGCGAGGGAGTGGATGTTAAAATGTACTATCTTCACGAAGACGAGCGAAGTGAAATCGTGAAGGACATCCTGGACAGTAAAGCCATCGCACTGGGAGCACCTACCATCTACGATGAACCATATCCCAGTGTGGGTGACCTGATATATTACCTGCGTGGATTGAAATTCAACAGAACTGGAAGGGAACGCCTGGCACTAACCTTTGGATCCATGGGTGGAAAAGGTGGAGCTCCAGAAACCCTGTCCCGTGATCTTAAAGAGTGCGGATTCAACGTACTCGATGAATACGAAGTATACTACGTTCCAGATGCAGACGAACTTGAAAAATGCTTTGAAGCAGGTAAAAAGCTGGCTCAAGAGATAAAAACAGCATAA
- a CDS encoding cadmium resistance transporter — METLIILTAISAFISTNLDDLFILAAFFANPEFKAKDVVLGQYLGFIVLLTASSLAYFAQFIIPSNWISLLGFIPIIIGIRSLFDLKKPETGDSGEKINFRKYKGGQMMLSVALVTIVNGGDNLGVYMPLFAGMDPFDLFLTAIIFLIMVGVWCFLGFKLVNNRVIGNKIKNYGHYILPFVMIVIGLVILLRGWF; from the coding sequence ATGGAAACTTTAATAATTTTAACAGCCATATCTGCTTTTATATCCACCAACCTCGATGATCTGTTTATTCTCGCTGCTTTTTTTGCAAATCCAGAGTTTAAGGCAAAAGATGTGGTTTTGGGACAATACTTAGGATTTATTGTACTTTTAACAGCCAGTTCCCTGGCCTATTTTGCCCAATTCATCATTCCCTCCAATTGGATCAGCTTACTGGGGTTTATCCCTATTATTATTGGGATCAGAAGTCTTTTCGATCTTAAAAAACCAGAAACCGGTGATTCTGGTGAAAAAATAAACTTCCGCAAATATAAAGGGGGACAAATGATGTTATCAGTGGCTCTGGTTACCATAGTCAATGGTGGTGACAATTTAGGAGTTTACATGCCTCTTTTTGCAGGTATGGATCCCTTTGACCTGTTTTTAACCGCAATCATATTCCTGATCATGGTGGGAGTGTGGTGCTTTTTAGGGTTTAAACTGGTAAACAATCGTGTTATAGGCAATAAAATTAAAAATTATGGCCACTATATACTTCCATTTGTCATGATAGTCATAGGGCTGGTGATTCTGTTACGTGGATGGTTTTAA
- the cobI gene encoding precorrin-2 C(20)-methyltransferase translates to MNMNKGKLIGIGVGPGDPELLTVKAVKTLESVPVICAPKSSEKKPSVALSIVQGILDGRSDEYITLEPLFPMIEDKKALESYWAGAAQLITMELDEGRDVSFITLGDPSIYSTFSYVSRIIGERGYTVEMIPGINSFTGCAASAGITLGEKDEIILVVPKVDQRLEGLLEHADTAVIMKTSRHSQMLEEIINKDPRDKKVLSVQNCGMDDEEIFDGFARNGKYLSTTIVKFNDRRDH, encoded by the coding sequence ATGAATATGAATAAAGGCAAACTCATAGGCATTGGTGTGGGTCCAGGGGACCCTGAATTACTCACGGTTAAGGCAGTGAAGACACTGGAAAGCGTTCCAGTAATCTGCGCCCCTAAATCATCAGAAAAAAAACCCAGCGTGGCACTTTCCATAGTCCAGGGAATTTTAGATGGCCGTAGTGATGAATACATAACTCTTGAACCATTATTCCCTATGATTGAGGATAAAAAGGCACTTGAAAGTTATTGGGCGGGTGCTGCACAGCTGATTACCATGGAATTAGATGAAGGTAGGGATGTTTCGTTTATCACCCTGGGAGATCCTTCCATTTACAGTACATTTTCCTATGTTTCCCGGATAATTGGAGAACGGGGTTACACTGTGGAGATGATACCTGGAATAAATTCCTTTACTGGTTGTGCTGCCAGTGCTGGTATCACCCTGGGTGAGAAGGATGAGATAATTCTGGTGGTGCCCAAGGTGGATCAAAGACTGGAAGGGTTACTGGAACACGCTGATACTGCAGTTATCATGAAAACCTCCCGCCACTCCCAAATGCTGGAAGAGATCATAAATAAGGATCCCAGGGATAAAAAGGTTCTCTCAGTTCAAAACTGTGGTATGGATGATGAGGAGATTTTTGATGGTTTTGCCCGGAATGGAAAGTACCTTTCCACAACCATAGTTAAATTCAATGACCGTAGGGACCATTAA